A window of Miscanthus floridulus cultivar M001 chromosome 12, ASM1932011v1, whole genome shotgun sequence genomic DNA:
GGATATTAGTCGTGGAGTAGTGGGTCGTGGCATCAGCAGGAGCATTGCGAGTTGGAAAATGATGGGCACGCAAGACACTCCCTTCCCTTGTACccctttatattattattattattattagaagaagaagaggaggaggaggaaataGTTCAAATCCAAGAAAAACAAACAGAACCAAAAAATGAATGTGACAAAAGAAAAGGACAAAACACCCCGGCCACCAGGCCAACTGTTGTCTTTGACCTGGATCATGGGAAGGTGCACGTGCCTGTCTGCGGCAAGGGCAAGGTTTGGTCGAGCGTCAGCTATCGCGTGTAACGTTACATCTTGCTCTCGCTCAACAGCTCATTTTGTACCAGTAACAACTAACAAACACACAGCTAACGAGAGAACGAACCATCGTATACATACAGACATGCTTTAGCTAACATAATTTTGGAATAGGACTCAAAACTAGATATATCAGGGCAATGTATATCTTTGAATTAAGGACTCATAATAATTTCTTGAGTACGTATGAAAGAGTAACGTAATAACTCTTGAGTTCAATACCAGTCGATCTTGACTTATTCTAGACAATACACACGTTCAAGATAATATAAAAACATTACACAATACAAGACTTCGCAGTCGTCAAGAAGCAGCGAAGCGATCAAACCACTCCAAGGTCGCCACTGAATCACTGATCGAGCTCACTCAGGTAGTCAGGTCCTGCAGATCTGCAGGGGAGCCACAGCTCCGGccatctcctcccacgccgcgACCTGGACCAGGTCCGGGATGCCCTTCAGCGTCAGGAGGCGCTTCCTGCATTCTTCGGCAGCGGCAATGCCCGACGAGTACGCGCCATGCACCGACCCCGAGTGCTCGGCGCTGGCCGCCTCGCCGGCAAAGTACAGGTTCTCCACGGGGGCGGAGAACCTCGTGCACACGTCGGCCGGCTTCCCGACCAGGTCGCACGAGTAGGACCCCAGAGAGTTCGGGTCGGAGCCCCAGCGTGACACCAGGTACTGCGTCTGCAACAGCAAGACATCACCAACAAATGCAAATGTGTCAGCCACATGAATAAACATTCAGAAATTTGCCTTAACCCTTATAACCCAAGTAGAATGCAACAACAGTCATGCGCAACGGCAACATACTGGTTCAGTGGCATCTGGAAGCATCTTCTTCAGGTGAGAAACGACCAAGCTGACGGCTTCCTTGTCCGACAGtttctccacttcctgggcaaACCTTCCAGCAGCCATGTAGACGAGGACCGGGTTGCCGGTGGCTTTGTGCAGGTTCAGGAAGTACCCACATGCTTTAGGTGTCGGCCCAACCATTCCCAGCACCTCAACATTGGGCCAGAAGACCCTGTCAAAGTGCATTGCGATCTTGTTCTCAACACCGACGCCGAGGTTCGCGATGGCAGAGCTCTTCCATGAGGGCAGTTCAGGTTCGAACTTTATTATGTTCGCCTTGAGAACACCGAGTGGCACAGAGATTATGCAAGCGTCAGCGAAGTAGCTTGTGCCATCTTCAGTAGTGACCTTGACTCCATTGTATTGACGAGTAATTTCGGTGACCCTGAATATCATCATCATTCAAACAAAGTAAGCAAATTTATTTATCACTGGATAAAGTAAAAAATAGAACTGTGGTAATTCCTTTCAAGACAGAATGAAGATTCAAATGCTTATATTTGCTAGTGCTCTGTTCACCAACTAAAATTTCCCTGGAACCATGAGTACCATGCTTGGCAAGAGTAAAAATCCAGATCCAGCAATATAAGATGTTTGAAAAAAAACAAACCTTTGGTTAAGCCTGATGTCAAGACCTTGAGCAAGAGCTTCAATAACAGGATAGTATCCATTTACCATCAGTCCATGTCCACCAGTAAGAACACGCTCCTGCAGATCAAAAAGGGATGAAAGGTTAGTACGACTGAAACAACTTGAATTAACCTACCAAATTCTATCCTAGTAGAGAACTTAAATTTCTAAGGGCCCCTTCGAAATGCAGGAATTTCATAGGAGTCCTACAGGAATCTCACGGATTTCAGTTTAATTTCACACGAAAAACGCGAGAAACAGGAAAATTTTGACTAGATGGTTGGCTTTCACTTTGCTCCAGTGCATAGCACGAACCTGATCCCAGTTCTTCAGAGATATTTCATCTGCATCTGCAGCAAACCATGCCTCAAGCCGGCAGACACACCATTGCAAGACCTGATCATCTAGCCCTTCTAGCCTACAAAGTGGCAACCATATCAGTCAAGTACTATCGCACGAGCAGCTTTCATGAATTATATTCAGTTATAACACATGACACTGTGGTGTAAGAAAAATTACTTTAGATGGGGGTGCCTCTCAAACACAATAGAAATTGCCTGTAGCAGTGGCATGTCATGTTCCTGCTCATCACGCACTTTAACCGTCTGTAATGCAATACGTACCATAGATAGAGTGGGCTGAAATTGCTCTTAAAGAAGTACCAAAAAGTACATCGCATGAAAGAATTCACTATGTACCTCTTCAAGAATTCTCTCAAATGTTTCTCCAACTTTATCGACTGTCTCCTTTGGGACCTGATTACCATCCTTATCAAAGAGAGCATAGCTGCAGAGGGATCAATGAACACAATGAGATGCAAGAACAAACTAGCATGGGAAACGAATTTTAACTTTTAAGTGTACGGGATATTAGGTAGTACCTTTCTAAATCATGATCATACAGAACTGAGTTGTCATCGCTTGTGCGATATAACCTCAGCCCAAGATAGCCGATCAATGGTGCCAATGAATTCTCATTACACACGCCGTGTAGCCTGAATTTGACAAAAATCAACAGAAAAGTAAGTAAGAGCTTACACGGGCAGAAACTTCAGTGGTTGTGTCTTGTGTTAAGCAATTTGAGTGAAGGCAACAAACCATGAGGCTCCCATATCAATTGGACATCCAAATGAGTAATCAGTATGGACGCGCCCACCAATACGATCTCTCGACTCCAAAACAGTCACCTGATCATGTGGAATCAAATTCAGTAACATTAATTAATTAAAACGTGTCCCCATATGACTCTATGAgtgcagtcccaatggtgcattgatgatggtttctatcctcattaaatgacttgccacgtaggtaaAACGCTGACATGGTAACGTAATTAATAAAGAaaaagagcaaaaatcatagaaatggtttcatcatgaagaaatcaggtctactcttgacccaatgcaccaagaaaccatgaaatcgtcattggggagaaaccactagtttctagggagctcgtgtcgcacttccattgaaggaagaagatagagttgggagagagaaagagaaaataattattactcataaaaaccatgggttgaaaagcagtactttttttgtgagttatcctatgttatagaaactactagtttctttcatcaTGACTGCCCTGAGGGCggtcccaatggtgtattgatgatggtttctatcctcattaaatgacttgccacgtagacaaaacgctgacatggcaacgtaattaatgaagaaagagagaaaaatcctagaaatggttttctcgtaaagaaatcaggtcttctcttgatCCAATGCCTAAGTGAGCACGCAACACTACCACATGTACTGAATCACTTGTAGATGAAAAACCGTGAGTGATCAGTTACCTTGAATGAAGAATTGGAAAGGGCACGGGCAGCTGCAACGCCCGAGATGCCACCGCCGATGACAATGACGGATGGAGGCGACGTGCACCGCCTCTCAATGGTCGGGAGCAAAAGGCCTGAATTTTCATTTATTTATTTGTAATCAGCACTCAGTTCGTACGGAATCAGGCGAGAACAAAATATCTACGAGCTCATCGGAACGATAACAAACAGAACAGGACAAAAAAAAATCCCCTTTCTGTCCGGGACAGTATATATACAGAATACAAATAGAGAGATAAAATTCATTAAAAAGCAGAGAAATGAAGCGAAATTTCAATACCTCCAGTTTTGAGGCCATTAGGATCCATTccagccgccggcgccgccgtggaagaagaagaaaaggatgagaaagaggaACAAGCAACCACAGATGGTCCCTCCGTCCCCGTACACGCAAACACAAAGGCGAGCGCAGTTTACAAGAGATTACTACTACAATTACTACTACTTAAATTAGAATTACTACTAGGTATGGGAATcgagaggaagaagacgaagacgAGGAGGCCGTCCTGGCGGCGGGCGACGTCGGAGCAGCGGCGGTGCGCGAAGCAGCTCATACCCCTATCTGGCTCCAAACCGGCAAAATCTCGGCCCCCTCCGCGCACCACGGTCTCTCCTCCCACAACGAAGCGCGAGAAACCGATCcggtggagagagggagagaggagataTTTTTCTCTGTTCTTCGCCGGGTGGTCCTGATCTGGGATGGTGATGGAGTTAAAGGCGATGAGAGGAGGTTAAGGAGATGTGGGTTTTAAATAGACTCGGCGACGAGGAAGTCGGGTTAGACACGGAACGGGCACGCGGCTGGCGGCCAGGCGCGCCTTGCGTTGTGTTCGTTTGCTTCTCCGTGCCAGCGCCAGTGTTTCGTTTTCATCCACGCGTTTCTTATTTTTTTATTCTCTGTCTATATCTAATAATAATAATCCCTACGTCCGAACTCCTGCAGAAAAAAGAAATCTCCCTTTCTAAAAAACAAACAATTTTAAATGTAACAAAATATATTTAAAATATTAGTATTTGTGATGGGCAATAACAATAAGTATCACTAGATTAATTAGAGAATATTTTCATAAAAacatatttgaagatacaaatattaATGTTATTTTTTACAATCCAATTATACTTAAGATTGTTTGATTTAGcgagagttttttttttgttgttggagCAAGTAATCGTCTAATAGGTCGACGCATTCCTTTTCTAAACATGAATGAATGAATATATACTTAAgattgaatgaatgaatgaaggaGAGCATTCCTatagccccgttcgcttcgctgaaaaaataaaccaaaacactgttccgattaatttattgtgagagaaaaatatggtTCCAGCTAATCACTCGTATTGGCAAAAACGTGCACAAGCAGTAAATGCACCATGTCTTTTTTATAAACATTCACAAGCAGTAAACATAAACTCGTATTGGCAAAACGTGCATCGGCATTATTGCTACGCCTACGTTGAATCTAGTGATCATGTTGGACCTGCTCTCCTTCAAATGTCTTTTCTTTTGTCCTCATCCCTCGTCCTTCATTTTTTTTCCCTCTCTTTTACGTGATTTGTTTAATAAAGTTTAAAAGGCGATGAAGGGTGCTGGATAGGCAGCCCTGGGCATTCGGTActaccgaaccgaaccgaacccTCGGTTCCTCGGTTCTTCGGTTCCCAGAAAAGTCGGTATCGATCGGTTCTTCCAAAAAATCGGTACCGACGAAGTTCGgcttcggttagttcggttcggttctGGTTCCAAACCGAACTAACCAACCAACTCCGGCTTCTAAAAAATCAGCGACTTGGGAGTGCGCGCCAGACTTTGGGCGGGGATGCGGTGCCGCGGGAGGTCGGCCATCGCAGGGGGGCGCCGGGACTCCGGGTCTCCGGGAGGCAGGAGTTCGGTTCCTCGATTAGTTCGGTTAACCGAGGGGAGGAACTGAATTAACCAAACAAATTTCGGTTCTTAGAAAATGAGAACCGAACAGGGAACCGAGATTTCGGTTCTCGATAAATTCGGTTCGTTTCTCGGTAAAATTTGCTCAGGGCTATGGATAGGGAGGTTGGGCTTTAAAATAGGTGTGGGAGGAGGAAGTCGGCAATGACATGGCTGGCGCCTGGCGTGGACTGCTTTCGTGCTCGTGCATGGGTCTTCCGGGTCGACAAGGCAGGGTCGGTACTTATTTCGTCCACGCCTTTCTTAGGCAAACGCCTTATATATCGGTTGTTTTcagctgattcaatagtgttctatgagagagaataagctgaaacaagccgaAACAAGCGAGACAAGTCGAGCCGAACAGGCTGAAACAAGTGAGACATAACCTCATTTTTTTCTAAATTGAAATGCATACACACCTTCCCTACTAACACATCTGTCATGCTCCCTTTGTCTCTTGACAAGTCGAGCCGAATAGGCTGAAACAAGTGAGACATAACCTCTTTTTTTCTAAATTGAAATGCATACACACCTTCCCTACTAACACATATGTCATGCTCCCTTTGTCTCTTGAATAAATCTAACTTTTAAAGTTTTAGGTCCAACATTTTTTTAATTTGACCAAAATATAGATAAGGGCGTCAAAAATCATGACACCAAATTTGTATCATTAGATACATCATGAAACATACTTTCATAATGTACTCATTTGGTTTCgcaaatattattgctcttttTAATGTCAGCCAAATACAAAAAAGTTTGACACATGAATACTCTAGAAATTAATTTATTCAGGGACAGAGGAGTACATGCGACATATCTTTGTTATAACGCGTCCTTTTGTACAAATTG
This region includes:
- the LOC136497931 gene encoding polyamine oxidase 4-like, with protein sequence MDPNGLKTGGLLLPTIERRCTSPPSVIVIGGGISGVAAARALSNSSFKVTVLESRDRIGGRVHTDYSFGCPIDMGASWLHGVCNENSLAPLIGYLGLRLYRTSDDNSVLYDHDLESYALFDKDGNQVPKETVDKVGETFERILEETVKVRDEQEHDMPLLQAISIVFERHPHLKLEGLDDQVLQWCVCRLEAWFAADADEISLKNWDQERVLTGGHGLMVNGYYPVIEALAQGLDIRLNQRVTEITRQYNGVKVTTEDGTSYFADACIISVPLGVLKANIIKFEPELPSWKSSAIANLGVGVENKIAMHFDRVFWPNVEVLGMVGPTPKACGYFLNLHKATGNPVLVYMAAGRFAQEVEKLSDKEAVSLVVSHLKKMLPDATEPTQYLVSRWGSDPNSLGSYSCDLVGKPADVCTRFSAPVENLYFAGEAASAEHSGSVHGAYSSGIAAAEECRKRLLTLKGIPDLVQVAAWEEMAGAVAPLQICRT